A single genomic interval of Helianthus annuus cultivar XRQ/B chromosome 13, HanXRQr2.0-SUNRISE, whole genome shotgun sequence harbors:
- the LOC110902623 gene encoding transcription factor ORG2, which translates to MLALSPSMFSTTHGWALDDFITQNLSHDCNEANSYNPVLDIHTYDQFKCDLAPELSNSSGETAKYGGTGDEMMEVKKLNHNASERDRRKRVNELYAFLRSLLPIPSDQKKKLSIPNTVSRALKYIPELQEEVETLRCKKDKLLSYRRKEHSDIRTQSAEDPKSKSSVVSSVSSLGDKEVVIQLISSVDQMSKNKKINLLSKVLDCLEQEEDELVLINATTFKSSSEGILLSTLHLQVQGDHKIEVEKLKEKLNTFHH; encoded by the exons ATGCTAGCACTATCTCCTTCAATGTTTTCAACAACCCATGGATGGGCTTTGGATGATTTCATCACCCAAAATCTTTCACATGATTGCAATGAAGCAAACTCATATAATCCAGTTCTTGATATTCATACATATGATCAGTTCAAGTGTGATTTAGCACCAGAACTTTCTAATTCTTCTGGTGAAACTGCAAAGTATGGTGGTACTGGAGACGAGATGATGGAGGTGAAAAAGCTCAATCATAATGCAAGTGAAAGAGATCGCCGAAAGAGGGTTAATGAGTTGTATGCATTTCTTCGCTCATTGCTACCCATTCCAAGTGATCAAAAG AAAAAGTTAAGTATCCCGAATACAGTATCGCGTGCACTTAAATACATACCCGAACTACAAGAGGAAGTGGAGACATTAAGATGTAAAAAGGATAAATTGTTGTCTTATAGAAGGAAAGAACATTCCGACATCAGGACACAAAGTGCTGAAGacccaaaatcaaaatcatcggTAGTTTCTTCTGTGAGCAGTTTAGGTGACAAAGAAGTTGTCATCCAGCTGATATCCTCTGTGGATCAAAtgagcaagaacaagaagatTAACTTATTGTCTAAGGTTTTGGACTGCTTAGAGCAGGAAGAAGATGAACTTGTTTTGATTAATGCAACTACCTTCAAATCTTCTAGTGAAGGGATACTATTAAGCACTTTGCATCTTCAG GTGCAAGGGGATCATAAAATAGAGGTCGAAAAGTTGAAAGAGAAGCTCAACACTTTCCACCATTGA